A window of the Brassica napus cultivar Da-Ae chromosome C5, Da-Ae, whole genome shotgun sequence genome harbors these coding sequences:
- the LOC125587157 gene encoding uncharacterized protein LOC125587157: MSDLTVATTPTTKKEGGSSSIKCPILTATNYTVWAMRMRILLRVHKVWEVVETEIEDDAKNDMAMALLFQSIPKTLILQVGELNTAKKVWDAIKARYVGAERVKEARLQTLMADFDRLKMKDTETIDEFVGKLAEISSKSTALGEEIEKPKLVKKFLKCLPLKKYIHIVAALEHVLDLKTTCFEDIVGRLKAYEERVAEEEEAQDDQGKLMYANLDLQSNRGTIEPQTNRNFNGDNRYTGRGGRYQNRGRGRGRYYAPRDASRVTCYRCDKLGHYVTDRPDLKLKFQEAVEIEKDDTQEADELMLHEIVYLNEEKVVPSKYEVGNGEDNIWYLENGVSNHMSGDKRYFSSIDESITGKVRFGDDSRIDIKGKGSIEFLDKNGEPRKILDVYFIPDLKSNIISLGHATDSGCDIRMKDEHLIMHDRDGKLIAKAVRSKNRLYKVRMKIKEAMSLLTTTVSDSIRLHSRLGHINMETMRSMV; encoded by the coding sequence ATGAGTGACCTAACGGTGGCGACAACGCCAACGACGAAGAAAGAAGGAGGATCCTCCTCCATCAAGTGTCCTATACTAACCGCGACAAACTACACCGTGTGGGCTATGAGAATGAGAATTCTACTTAGGGTGCACAAGGTCTGGGAGGTTGTAGAAACTGAGATAGAGGATGATGCCAAGAACGACATGGCGATGGCATTATTGTTTCAGTCAATACCCAAAACCCTCATCCTACAAGTGGGAGAGCTAAACACGGCGAAAAAGGTATGGGACGCGATCAAAGCAAGGTATGTCGGTGCAGAAAGAGTGAAGGAGGCTCGTTTACAAACACTAATGGCGGATTTTGATCGTCTCAAGATGAAAGATACAGAGACCATAGACGAGTTTGTTGGAAAATTGGCTGAGATATCATCAAAATCTACTGCTTTGGGAGAAGAAATCGAAAAACCTAAATTAGTCAAGAAGTTTTTGAAGTGTCTTCCCCTAAAGAAGTATATTCACATAGTGGCTGCATTAGAACATGTATTGGATCTCAAGACAACATGCTTTGAGGACATAGTAGGACGCCTTAAAGCGTACGAAGAGCGAgttgcagaggaagaagaagctcaaGACGATCAGGGCAAACTAATGTATGCAAACTTGGATTTACAGTCGAATCGTGGAACCATCGAACCACAAACCAATCGCAACTTTAACGGTGACAACAGATATACAGGTCGTGGTGGAAGATATCAAAACAGAGGACGAGGTCGCGGAAGGTATTATGCTCCACGTGATGCATCACGAGTCACTTGTTATCGCTGTGATAAACTTGGTCATTATGTGACCGACCGTCCTGATCTAAAGTTGAAGTTTCAAGAGGCAGTAGAAATCGAGAAGGATGATACTCAAGAGGCTGATGAACTTATGCTTCATGAAATAGTATATCTAAACGAAGAAAAGGTGGTTCCAAGCAAATACGAAGTTGGTAATGGAGAAGACAACATCTGGTATCTTGAAAACGGAGTCAGCAATCACATGAGTGgagataaaagatatttttcgAGCATTGATGAATCCATTACCGGAAAAGTAAGATTTGGGGACGATTCTCGCATTGATATCAAAGGAAAAGGATCTATTGAGTTCTTGGATAAGAACGGAGAGCCAAGAAAGATTCTTGATGTCTATTTTATACCTGATCTAAAAAGTAATATCATCTCACTAGGACATGCTACAGACTCGGGGTGTGACATAAGGATGAAAGATGAGCATCTCATCATGCATGATCGTGATGGGAAACTGATCGCTAAGGCTGTTAGGTCAAAGAACCGATTATACAAGGTTCGAATGAAGATAAAGGAGGCAATGAGCTTGTTAACAACTACAGTCAGTGACTCTATAAGGTTGCACTCGAGGTTAGGACACATAAACATGGAGACAATGCGATCAATGGTATAA